A single window of Cydia splendana chromosome 13, ilCydSple1.2, whole genome shotgun sequence DNA harbors:
- the LOC134796451 gene encoding DNA repair protein RAD50-like, which yields MTLEEATSRQRDLRHETSTLRTSQKKLNAHVRKLQTKSDAKNKLKEKMLNIQKKVQGICTLQEAIKQLEEDKDRYNAELKELRAATEGFKKDLQDKEDAKTDAAKKNRLIIESKRNYIAKVVKAVDRIKTVLSELRQHEEKKIPLQMKMFNELNDKLSDKRKQILIDESVLGKRRHILRDEIAKQELNQRDLADNLKLRGIQTEIENCEKEISEIAEKTNGFNMDLLKEKSALATKEKQISKEREQNKGKMHAHKDRLKQCKQDLQDMIDQGVEKTYKEKYYQLTVTKAMSKDIKDYYMALEKCLLEFHKEKMKNINLIVREMWRKIYRGNDIDYIEIKTDGGLTEDADRYKYNYRVVQCKNGVEIDMRGRCSAGQKLLACLIIRLALAETFSTRFGVLALDEPTTNLDQENIKYLCMALNEIVQERMGQKNFMFIIITHDKEFIDSLGHIDQVSHYYEVSRNGKGKSEVKKVCFS from the exons ATGACTCTAGAAGAAGCGACCAGCCGCCAGCGCGACCTCCGACACGAGACCAGCACGTTGCGGACCAGCCAGAAGAAACTCAACGCTCATGTTCGCAAGCTGCAAACGAAGTCTGATGCCAAGAACAAACTGAAGGAGAAAATGCTCAATATACAGAAGAAG GTCCAAGGCATTTGCACTCTCCAAGAGGCGATCAAACAACTAGAGGAAGACAAGGACCGCTACAATGCAGAATTGAAGGAGTTGCGGGCGGCTACTGAGGGCTTCAAGAAGGACTTGCAAGACAAGGAGGATGCTAAGACTGACGCCGCCAAAAAGAACAG ATTAATAATAGAATCGAAACGCAACTACATCGCCAAAGTAGTGAAAGCCGTAGACAGAATCAAGACGGTACTATCCGAGCTGCGCCAGCACGAGGAGAAGAAAATCCCGCTACAGATGAAGATGTTCAATGAGCTCAACGACAAGCTGTCAGACAAGAGGAAACAGATACTCATTGACGAGAGCGTGCTGGGGAAGCGGAGGCATATCTTGAGGGACGAAATTGCTAAGCAAGAG ctcAATCAACGAGACTTGGCCGACAACCTCAAACTGCGCGGCATCCAGACAGAGATAGAAAATTGCGAGAAAGAGATCTCCGAGATAGCGGAGAAGACTAACGGTTTCAACATGGACCTGCTGAAGGAAAAGAGTGCCCTTGCAACCAAGGAGAAGCAGATTAGCAAGGAGAGAGAACAGAATAAAGGGAAAATGCATGCGCATAAA GACAGACTGAAACAGTGCAAGCAAGACTTACAAGACATGATAGACCAGGGCGTAGAGAAGACCTACAAGGAGAAATACTACCAGCTCACGGTGACCAAGGCGATGAGCAAAGACATTAAAGATTACTATATGGCGCTGGAGAAGTGCTTACTAGAATTCCATAAGGAGAAGATGAAGAATATCAACCTTATTGTAAG AGAAATGTGGAGAAAGATCTACAGAGGAAACGACATAGACTATATCGAGATAAAGACTGATGGCGGCCTAACGGAAGACGCGGACCGGTACAAATATAACTACAG AGTGGTGCAATGTAAGAACGGCGTCGAGATCGACATGCGCGGGCGTTGCTCGGCGGGGCAGAAGCTGCTCGCCTGCCTCATCATACGCCTCGCGTTGGCGGAAACCTTCAGCACCAG GTTCGGCGTCCTAGCACTAGACGAGCCAACAACAAACCTGGACCAGGAAAACATAAAATACCTGTGCATGGCGCTCAACGAAATAGTCCAAGAGCGAATGGGCCAGAAGAACTTCATGTTTATCATCATCACGCACGACAAGGAGTTTATCGACTCGCTAGGACATATCGATCAGGTGTCCCACTACTATGAGGTGTCGAGAAACGGCAAGGGCAAGTCTGAGGTGAAGAAAGTATGCTTCTCTTAA